The genomic stretch GTCCCCCACTCATTCTCAAATTACCTCTTTTTAGGGGTAATTTTTTTATTTTATTTCTCGAAAGTCTTCAGTTCAAAGTCTTTTTCAAAAACACCATAGGTAAAATAGGAAATCCAATCTCCCAGGTTGATGTATTTTGAATTTTGCCCTAAATCCAGTACCATAGGAAGGTGACGATGTCCATATACAAAATAATCAATCTTTTGAGTCCTCAGTTTTTCTTTGGAATAAATGATAAGAAACTCTTTATCTTCTCCCAGGAATGCTTTGTCTTCTTCTCCTGAGATCATTTTATTTTTCTGAGAAAGATATAAAGCTATTTTCATAGCAATATCTGGATGAAGCCATTTGAAAAACCATTGTGCTACCGGGTTGGTAAAGACTCTTTTCATCCTTTTGTATCCCTTATCTCCAGGTCCCAGCCCATCTCCATGAGCCAGCAGAAACTGTTTTCCTCCCATTTCAAAATACTGTTTCTGGTAAAAAACGGTACAGCCAATCTCTTCTTCCAAATAATCTTTCATCCAAAGATCATGATTTCCTACAAAAAAATAAATATGGATTCCTCTGTCTTTCAGTTCTGCAATTTTCCCTAAAACACGGATGTACCCTTTGGGAACCACATGCTTCCATTCATGCCAGAAGTCAAAAAGGTCACCCATTAAAAATAAAACCTGTGCATCTTCCTTGATCTGGTCCATCCATCGTATAAATCTTTCTTCACGTACCTTACTTTCTTTAGGAGTAGGTGCACCAAAATGCTGATCTGAAGCAAAATATACTTTTTTTCCAGGTTCTAAATTAATTATTGTTTTTAACACCTTCTGATCTTTATGGGTAATAATTATTGATTATCTTCTGCAAACCATTCTCCATAAGAATTTTCTGTCTCATGAAGTTTGAGATAAGCCAGAGAAATTCCTTCCGGAAGTCTTGATTTTATTTTGGCTGCAATAGCATACAGCATATTTTCACAGGTTGGCTGGAAACTGCAATAAATTACTTTATGTCCTTTCTGTTCAAGATCATCACCCAATTCTTTATGGGGAGTGAGTGCATTTAAAAGCACTGCATGATCCCAAACGTCTACGATCTCAGATTTTACGATACTTTTGATATCTCCGAAATCAACTACCATCCCGTTTTTAGGGTTATCAATATCATTAATCGGTTTCCCTTTCACTGTTACGAACAGCTTATAGGAATGTCCATGCATATTTTTACATTTCCCATCGTAATTGTACAGTACGTGGGCTGTTTCGAATGTAAAAATTTTTGTAATACGTATCATACTGCAAAGATATGACAAAACAGTCTAACTTTAAAAGTCAGACTGCTATTAATAAGTTCGAAGAATTCAATTGAAAATCAATAAAAACTTAATTAATTTGATAAGTGCTCTGAGGGGTTTGTCTGTTTTATGAAAATAATTCCATTAAAGCATTCATTAAGCTTTAGAGGCTCCGTAATTGTAAATTTTTCTGTTGGAGGAGTAACGGGACCATATCCTAATAATCTCATCTTAAAAGACTGTCCATATACATTTTCTGAGACACCATTAAAATCTACAAAATAATTTTCGTATTTATTATTCCCCAGCTTTTCTTCCCAGCTGTTTTCCAATTGCTTTGGAAGTTGATAAGAACTATATTTATTATTCTTCACGGCACGTGGATCAGTTGTCGCACTATAGCTCCCAAAAACTGTAGAAGTTGCCAGCGCATAGTATTTATTCCCATACTTCTTTTTAAGATACCCACCCATTCCGTCAACAATGATGGGTTTTAATGCAATATGCCCGTTATGAGCAAAAAGAATCATCTTCTTATTATATCCTGATTGAATTGTCTCAATCATTTCAGCCATAATAAGGTCTCTGGAAACATCATAGTTTTTTTTACTTGCCTCATAGGGAATTTTAAACCCTTGTTCAAGGTGATAAAGAGCAAGCTTTGAATTCACATCTATTTTTTGCCCAAACAAACTATCTAATTTCTTAGTTAAGAGAAATCCTTCTGTTCCATTTTTTATGACCACGTTCATATCCAGTTTAAAGGATGGGTCATTCTGCTTTTCCCACATTTCATCCTGTAATGTTGCTTTTTTCCCAATTTCATTGGTTATCTCGGTATATTCTTTTCCTAGGTCACCCTTTTTTTTCAGAATTTCTGCACTATGGGTGAGAACATCTGTATCAAATCCGGAAATAATGACTTTATCTTTATGATTTTTATTGTATTCCCTGATCCATATCAACAGATTATAGATCTCTTTTGTTTGCCAGATAGAAGTGATGTATTTTTTTATGGCGATATTTAAGTCGACATCTGAATTGACAGCCTCATTTAGCAGTGAAGCATCACCATAAGCACTTTCAAAGGCTACAATTCTAAATTCATTTTTGCTAATTAATTGTTTTGAAATCTCACTTCTAATTTCATTAAACTCTTTGGTTCCATGGGTTCCTTCCCCTAGCCCAACTATAGTATGAGCTTTCAGCTGTTCACTGATGCCCTTTACAGCCTTCGTCATATTTTTATGATCTGCAAATGTCTTCGGAATTTGAGTTACATTTTGAGCGTTTTGCGAGAAACCTATTGAAAAAAACAATAGAAAAGCAAAAGTCAAGGATTTATTATTTAGCATGATTATAATATGTTTTTTAGTTTAGTTGATTTTCAAAGTGAGATTATTATCTCTGGTTCCGTCTGTGTTAGCAGCATTGTAAGGAACTGTTAACCATCCGGTTCTATTATTCATCACAAATTTAAATCCGTAAGTTTTTCCTTTTTCAAACTGAGATTTTGGCACTGTAAGCTCAAAAACATTATTCTTTTTTGGAATCATCTGATAGGATGGATCACCTGGATTCCAATTGTTAAATACACCTGCTACTGAAACACTCTTAATGAATTCTGTACTTAACTTTTCAGGATATTGATAGGAAAAAATAACTTTATCATTTTCTATTCTGTAACCATATACTTTCTTCTTCAGATTAGGATGAGCAAAAGGTTCAGCAATGGTGATTTCTTCCGCCAGCATATAAGGTTCCATCAGATTTTTATCGATAATCCCTGCAATATGATTCACCATTTGATACATGACAGGAAATCCTTTATTCCCATTATACATTACAACAATCGCCATATTATTATCCGGAAAAATACTGTAAGCACTTACATTTCCACCTGAAAAGCCATATGATTTGGTCTTATTATTATCTGTAATTTCCCAGCCATGGCCGAATTCCCAATCGTTATTTTTATAATCAAACGGTTTCCACATCATCTTTTGGGTTTCCGGTTTCAGAAAATCATTTTTGCTGAAATGGATACTCCACTGTAAAAAGGCTGGAAGGGTAACCGCCAGACCATTGGCAGAATGAAATCTCAATCCATGAATAACCGTTGATTTTTCATACCTCTTCTTTTCAGGTTTATAATCATATTTAACGATTCTATTAGGAATTTTTTCAATTGAGTTGGAAGAAAACACTACCTGATTCTTAGAGTCTGGAAATTGATTTTCCAGAATATATTCTTCAAAGGTTTTTCCTGTTATTTTTTCAATGATCATCGTAATCAAAAGATAATTAGTCTGGTTATACCGGTAATGATCTCCGGCTTCAAACTCTATTTTTTCTTTTGACAAGCGATCTATGGCTTCTTTATGCGTTGCTTTCTCTGATAAATCTTTTACATCAAGCATATCCGGAAGTCCTGAAGAATGGGAAACAATATTTTTAACCTGTATGTTTTGCCAGTCTTTGGGAAGGTTATCTACATATTTTGAAATCTTATCATCCAACGACACCTTTCCTTCCTCAATAAGTTTAAAAAGGCCAACATTAGCCATTAGTTTTGTAGTAGAATATACCCTGAACATGGAGTTGGGGTTCACTTTTTTATCACTTTCCAGATCCTCACGTCCATAATATTGTTGGAATGTCACCTTATCATTTTTTACAATTCCCACGGCCATTCCGGGAATTTCATTGATTTGGATAACATTTTTTATATAGCTGTCAATGGCTTTTGACTGTTCTACTGTCTGACTGAATCCTAAAATGGATACATTAAAAAATAATGCTGCTAAAATGGAGTGCTTCATGGTTTGTTCATGTATGTATTTAATAAGACAGCTACAAACTTTATTATGTTACAGAATTTTTGACTTTTATTTATAAATAACTCTATACGTTTTATTTAGGTTTTAACGAATCAATTTCATATCCCAATTCGGATAAATAATCCAACCCATTTTGTTTTTCCATTTTATTCTTTCCATTCCAGCCTTTTTCTATTCCTTTTACAATAAGTTTTTGGATGTATTTTGGTTCATTGATATTGACATTTTCTAATGAATCTGTTACTACATTCATCAAACTGATTCCGGATTTTAGAGGTTGCCCCATGAAATAATGTTCAAAGGTTAGAAAATCAATGATTAATGGAGTCTGTTTTTCACCACTTAAAAATATTTTTACTGTAAGTGTATTTGTTTCTGCTCCAGGATGATATTTATCTGTAACTAAATACAGATACTTTTCATGTTCAACAGTTATCTTTCTTAATTTATTCTTCAATCTGCTTTTCTAATTTCTCCAGCCAATTACTTTCCAATCGTTTTATTTTCTTCGCTTCCGTATCAAACAGTATCCAAAGCGTACTTGAATCTACAACTAGTTCGTCATGACAATAAAATTCTACTTTTCTTGGCTGTTTAGCACCTTCTGGTTCCTGCGGATAAGTTTTCACAGTGATTACATCATTCAGATACACTTGTTTTTTATAACGGATATGATGATCCAGAAGCATCCAGACATCATTTTCATATTCTGTTTTATTTTTTAAAAGATTCCAATGT from Chryseobacterium indologenes encodes the following:
- a CDS encoding UDP-2,3-diacylglucosamine diphosphatase codes for the protein MLKTIINLEPGKKVYFASDQHFGAPTPKESKVREERFIRWMDQIKEDAQVLFLMGDLFDFWHEWKHVVPKGYIRVLGKIAELKDRGIHIYFFVGNHDLWMKDYLEEEIGCTVFYQKQYFEMGGKQFLLAHGDGLGPGDKGYKRMKRVFTNPVAQWFFKWLHPDIAMKIALYLSQKNKMISGEEDKAFLGEDKEFLIIYSKEKLRTQKIDYFVYGHRHLPMVLDLGQNSKYINLGDWISYFTYGVFEKDFELKTFEK
- a CDS encoding 6-pyruvoyl trahydropterin synthase family protein; the encoded protein is MIRITKIFTFETAHVLYNYDGKCKNMHGHSYKLFVTVKGKPINDIDNPKNGMVVDFGDIKSIVKSEIVDVWDHAVLLNALTPHKELGDDLEQKGHKVIYCSFQPTCENMLYAIAAKIKSRLPEGISLAYLKLHETENSYGEWFAEDNQ
- a CDS encoding erythromycin esterase family protein — encoded protein: MLNNKSLTFAFLLFFSIGFSQNAQNVTQIPKTFADHKNMTKAVKGISEQLKAHTIVGLGEGTHGTKEFNEIRSEISKQLISKNEFRIVAFESAYGDASLLNEAVNSDVDLNIAIKKYITSIWQTKEIYNLLIWIREYNKNHKDKVIISGFDTDVLTHSAEILKKKGDLGKEYTEITNEIGKKATLQDEMWEKQNDPSFKLDMNVVIKNGTEGFLLTKKLDSLFGQKIDVNSKLALYHLEQGFKIPYEASKKNYDVSRDLIMAEMIETIQSGYNKKMILFAHNGHIALKPIIVDGMGGYLKKKYGNKYYALATSTVFGSYSATTDPRAVKNNKYSSYQLPKQLENSWEEKLGNNKYENYFVDFNGVSENVYGQSFKMRLLGYGPVTPPTEKFTITEPLKLNECFNGIIFIKQTNPSEHLSN
- a CDS encoding serine hydrolase translates to MKHSILAALFFNVSILGFSQTVEQSKAIDSYIKNVIQINEIPGMAVGIVKNDKVTFQQYYGREDLESDKKVNPNSMFRVYSTTKLMANVGLFKLIEEGKVSLDDKISKYVDNLPKDWQNIQVKNIVSHSSGLPDMLDVKDLSEKATHKEAIDRLSKEKIEFEAGDHYRYNQTNYLLITMIIEKITGKTFEEYILENQFPDSKNQVVFSSNSIEKIPNRIVKYDYKPEKKRYEKSTVIHGLRFHSANGLAVTLPAFLQWSIHFSKNDFLKPETQKMMWKPFDYKNNDWEFGHGWEITDNNKTKSYGFSGGNVSAYSIFPDNNMAIVVMYNGNKGFPVMYQMVNHIAGIIDKNLMEPYMLAEEITIAEPFAHPNLKKKVYGYRIENDKVIFSYQYPEKLSTEFIKSVSVAGVFNNWNPGDPSYQMIPKKNNVFELTVPKSQFEKGKTYGFKFVMNNRTGWLTVPYNAANTDGTRDNNLTLKIN
- a CDS encoding acyl-CoA thioesterase; this translates as MSLVYEKQIKVTEEHIDQNNHVNNVQYVHWVEEVAAEHWNLLKNKTEYENDVWMLLDHHIRYKKQVYLNDVITVKTYPQEPEGAKQPRKVEFYCHDELVVDSSTLWILFDTEAKKIKRLESNWLEKLEKQIEE